A region of Allocoleopsis franciscana PCC 7113 DNA encodes the following proteins:
- the hetZ gene encoding heterocyst differentiation protein HetZ — protein sequence MKIMREVCQGVEAIFQLLYNEFRQSVRASDQNCRDVAARLADEVSRICNESSRIQTSGDVESWAHTLATHRLKQVLSYYKLGSQRGRIELQSTLSAIVYRYITPPHAPASYQARLTLIEDFLQGFYVEALNAFRRENLIDASYRPRSLLELAEYMAFTERYGKRRIPLPGRRSQQLIILRAQTFSQQQPPETSVDMDTAAEGATPESDTNWNDAAIQQVREMMVASEPEPLEANLRDTVIEELLAYLEERQQHDCAEYFVLRLQDLPTSEIEEFLGLTPRQRDYLQQRFKYHLIRFALSHRWELVHQWLEADLERNLGLTPWEWQRFQTKMNATQKELLDLKQQSCSTNEIAQALGCTVTQVEKRWFKLLELAWDIRNSSVSGSGASQDE from the coding sequence ATGAAAATCATGAGGGAAGTCTGCCAGGGCGTGGAGGCAATTTTTCAACTGCTGTATAACGAATTCCGGCAGTCTGTTCGTGCTTCCGATCAGAATTGCCGCGACGTGGCAGCACGTTTAGCCGATGAAGTCAGTCGAATCTGTAACGAAAGCAGTCGAATACAGACTTCAGGAGATGTTGAGAGTTGGGCGCATACCCTGGCAACCCATCGCCTCAAGCAAGTATTAAGTTACTACAAACTGGGGTCACAACGGGGACGAATTGAGCTTCAGAGTACTCTGAGTGCGATCGTCTACCGCTACATTACACCCCCTCATGCACCAGCCAGCTACCAGGCGCGGCTGACCTTAATCGAAGATTTCTTACAAGGATTTTACGTAGAAGCCTTGAATGCCTTTCGGCGGGAGAACTTGATTGATGCCAGTTATCGTCCGCGAAGTCTTTTGGAGTTGGCGGAATACATGGCCTTTACCGAGCGTTATGGGAAGCGGCGTATTCCCTTACCCGGTCGTCGGTCTCAGCAATTAATCATTTTGCGAGCGCAAACGTTTTCCCAACAGCAACCGCCGGAAACGTCGGTTGATATGGATACCGCCGCTGAAGGCGCAACGCCAGAGTCCGACACGAACTGGAACGATGCAGCGATCCAGCAAGTAAGGGAGATGATGGTCGCCTCCGAACCCGAACCCCTAGAAGCGAACCTGCGGGATACGGTGATTGAGGAATTACTCGCCTATTTAGAAGAACGTCAGCAACATGATTGTGCCGAATACTTTGTATTACGCCTGCAAGACCTCCCCACGAGCGAAATAGAGGAGTTTTTAGGCTTAACCCCTCGACAGAGGGATTATTTGCAGCAACGCTTTAAGTACCATCTCATTCGGTTTGCTCTATCTCACCGATGGGAACTGGTACATCAGTGGCTAGAAGCCGATCTAGAGCGGAATCTGGGACTGACGCCCTGGGAGTGGCAACGGTTTCAGACTAAGATGAACGCGACTCAGAAAGAATTACTCGATCTCAAGCAGCAAAGTTGCTCAACAAATGAAATTGCCCAAGCCTTAGGTTGTACGGTTACCCAGGTCGAAAAGCGTTGGTTTAAATTACTCGAACTTGCCTGGGATATTCGCAATAGTTCAGTATCCGGATCTGGTGCATCTCAAGATGAATAG
- a CDS encoding transglutaminase TgpA family protein has translation MSNFSGMRQVRRLPLFGQLWRRIEAMPTPETENSIRLRVLVQALVIVGIIATDLAAETQISLWAVPLSLLGATWSWYRRRERNITVKFVLAIGMLLAMGVFFARLFGQLNDTRLVLAELLIQLQVLHSFDLPRRKDLGYSMVIGLILLGVAGTLSQTLAFAPLLCLFLAIALPTLILDYQSRLGLLRTPKRRTASPVIPNASPLSLRQLGVFLLAILGLGLMIFALMPRFPGYQLQTFPVSAPGNFADQNFDENRQGGIINPGYVREGSQGNGESGQGGSGDSGEMDDTFYYGFNSKMNQNLRGTLKPKVVLRVRSQAPGFWRVLAFDRYTGQGWEISRDDKVVRVDRPEWSYRFFLPIPFAAERTEQVVQSYTVVSDLPNLLPALAYPQQLYFPSREIEVDPEGSLRAPGSLTEGLTYTVISQVPYRDRSRLQQATSNYPTSVKKYYLDVPPEIADKVRQQTEALLATSPKPITSPYEKALYLAQALKQRYSLPTDPFNLPTFEEKEDLVEAFLFKYKGGYPDHFSTVLTMMLRSIGIPARLVVGFGTGEFNPFTGFYIVKNTDAYAMTEVYFPQHGWFAFDPIPGHELIPQSVEETETFGVLRQFWQWIAGWLPTPVKSYLGEIWSWLIGGIGRIIGWVWGIISKGWVGFFIGLILAIALAFLGWLSWSQWRTWRYRRWLAGLPPMENLYQQMLKLLSTNGYTKHPAQTPLEYARGSRQHHAPSSADVIDEISQAYVSWRYGNQTPNLKHLRQRLRDLIKSTQQLKITNRGK, from the coding sequence ATGTCTAATTTCTCTGGAATGCGGCAAGTCCGTCGTCTACCCCTTTTCGGTCAGTTGTGGCGGCGTATTGAAGCTATGCCGACTCCTGAGACAGAAAACTCCATTAGACTGCGGGTGCTGGTGCAGGCGCTGGTGATCGTTGGGATTATTGCTACAGATCTGGCGGCAGAAACGCAGATTAGCCTGTGGGCCGTACCGCTGAGTCTGCTTGGGGCAACCTGGAGTTGGTACCGCCGTCGAGAGCGCAACATCACCGTCAAGTTCGTGCTGGCGATTGGGATGTTGCTGGCAATGGGGGTGTTTTTTGCGCGGCTGTTTGGTCAGCTCAATGATACTCGCTTGGTACTGGCAGAGTTATTAATTCAGCTACAAGTCCTGCACAGCTTTGACCTGCCTCGCCGCAAAGATTTAGGGTATTCGATGGTGATTGGGCTGATTCTGTTAGGTGTAGCGGGTACCCTGAGTCAAACTTTAGCCTTTGCCCCACTGTTGTGCCTATTTTTAGCGATCGCACTTCCCACCCTCATCCTTGATTATCAGTCGCGCTTGGGGCTATTGCGAACCCCAAAACGCCGAACCGCCTCACCTGTGATCCCAAATGCCTCACCCCTCTCACTTCGACAGCTGGGTGTATTTCTCCTGGCAATCCTGGGCTTGGGACTGATGATTTTTGCCCTAATGCCGCGCTTTCCAGGCTATCAACTCCAAACATTTCCTGTGAGTGCACCGGGAAATTTTGCTGACCAGAATTTTGACGAGAATCGACAAGGTGGCATTATCAATCCCGGTTATGTGCGCGAAGGCAGCCAAGGCAATGGCGAGAGTGGGCAAGGGGGAAGCGGCGACTCTGGGGAGATGGATGATACCTTTTACTATGGCTTTAACAGCAAAATGAACCAAAACCTCCGGGGTACACTCAAGCCTAAGGTCGTATTACGGGTACGTTCTCAGGCACCGGGGTTTTGGCGGGTACTCGCCTTTGACCGTTATACAGGTCAGGGATGGGAAATCTCTCGTGACGACAAAGTGGTTAGGGTTGATCGACCGGAGTGGTCGTATCGATTTTTCCTGCCGATCCCCTTTGCCGCCGAGCGAACCGAACAGGTGGTGCAAAGTTACACTGTAGTCTCAGACTTGCCGAATCTGCTTCCCGCTCTGGCTTATCCGCAGCAACTTTACTTCCCGTCACGGGAAATTGAGGTAGACCCGGAAGGGAGTTTGAGAGCGCCTGGTAGTTTAACAGAGGGACTCACCTACACGGTGATTTCGCAAGTGCCGTATCGCGATCGCTCTCGGTTGCAACAGGCAACGAGTAACTATCCCACGTCGGTTAAAAAATACTATTTGGATGTTCCCCCCGAAATTGCTGATAAAGTCCGACAACAAACTGAAGCTCTGTTAGCCACCTCACCCAAGCCCATCACTTCCCCTTATGAGAAAGCACTGTATTTAGCTCAGGCACTTAAACAGCGCTACTCACTCCCCACAGACCCCTTTAATTTACCCACATTCGAGGAAAAGGAAGACTTGGTGGAAGCCTTCCTGTTCAAGTACAAAGGAGGGTACCCAGACCACTTTTCTACCGTGCTGACTATGATGTTGCGCTCCATTGGCATTCCAGCGCGACTTGTCGTTGGGTTTGGTACGGGTGAGTTCAATCCTTTCACGGGTTTTTATATTGTTAAAAACACTGATGCCTATGCGATGACCGAAGTGTATTTTCCACAACATGGCTGGTTTGCTTTTGACCCGATTCCCGGTCACGAACTGATTCCCCAAAGTGTTGAGGAGACTGAAACATTTGGAGTTTTACGCCAGTTTTGGCAATGGATAGCGGGTTGGTTGCCCACCCCAGTGAAGAGTTATTTGGGCGAGATTTGGAGTTGGCTAATTGGTGGGATAGGCCGAATTATTGGTTGGGTGTGGGGGATTATCTCTAAAGGTTGGGTTGGCTTTTTCATCGGTTTAATTTTAGCGATCGCCCTTGCTTTTTTGGGTTGGTTGAGTTGGAGTCAATGGCGAACTTGGCGCTATCGTCGATGGCTAGCGGGTTTGCCTCCGATGGAAAATCTCTATCAGCAAATGCTGAAGCTTTTAAGTACTAACGGCTACACCAAGCACCCAGCAC
- the sds gene encoding solanesyl diphosphate synthase, producing the protein MTSVTSLFAPVEADLCLLTENLKNLVGARHPILYAAAEHLFGAQGKRVRPAIVFLISRATMLDSDITPRHRRLAEITEMIHTASLVHDDVVDEAEVRRNVPTVHSLFNNRVAVLAGDFLFGQAAWYLANLGNLEVVKLLSEVIKDMAEGEIQQGLTRFDTTLTMEAYLEKTYRKTASLLANSAKAAGLLSGVSAEVADNLYLYGYHFGLAFQIIDDILDFTGSTEALGKPAGSDLISGNLTAPVLYALEEKPYLEVLIEREFAQPDDIPQALALVKESEGIERSRALAAHHAQIAVESLAVLNPSTSAQTLIDLADYVLSRLY; encoded by the coding sequence ATGACCTCAGTAACTTCCCTTTTCGCCCCTGTAGAAGCAGACCTGTGTCTGCTGACCGAGAACTTAAAGAACCTGGTAGGTGCCCGTCACCCCATACTCTATGCCGCAGCCGAACACTTATTCGGGGCACAGGGAAAGCGAGTTAGACCGGCAATCGTGTTTTTAATTTCGCGAGCCACCATGCTCGACTCCGACATTACCCCGCGTCATCGTCGTCTAGCAGAAATCACAGAAATGATTCACACGGCGAGTCTGGTTCATGACGATGTCGTCGATGAGGCAGAGGTACGTCGCAACGTTCCCACCGTCCATAGCTTGTTCAACAACCGTGTGGCTGTACTCGCTGGGGATTTCTTGTTCGGTCAAGCCGCTTGGTACCTGGCTAATCTTGGCAATTTAGAAGTCGTCAAACTGCTGTCAGAAGTGATTAAAGACATGGCAGAAGGCGAAATTCAACAAGGGCTGACTCGATTTGATACCACCCTGACGATGGAAGCCTACCTGGAGAAAACTTATCGTAAAACAGCTTCACTTCTGGCTAATAGTGCCAAAGCCGCTGGGCTACTGAGTGGTGTCTCGGCGGAGGTGGCAGACAACTTGTATCTCTATGGATATCATTTTGGGTTAGCCTTCCAAATTATCGATGATATATTGGACTTCACTGGTTCGACGGAAGCATTAGGCAAACCGGCGGGATCGGATTTAATTAGTGGCAATCTTACCGCACCTGTTTTATATGCCTTGGAAGAAAAACCCTATCTAGAGGTACTCATTGAGCGAGAATTTGCCCAACCGGATGATATTCCTCAAGCCCTCGCTTTGGTTAAAGAGAGTGAAGGTATCGAACGTTCCCGCGCTTTAGCTGCACACCACGCTCAAATCGCTGTAGAAAGCTTGGCGGTTCTTAATCCCTCAACATCGGCTCAAACGCTGATTGATTTAGCGGATTATGTCCTGAGTCGTTTGTACTAA
- a CDS encoding N-acetylmuramoyl-L-alanine amidase, which translates to MKFRWLLVLPSFLIVFLLSSAAQARQLLQWRFDNNQNRLVFITDSGVQPKALLMTNPTRVVIDLPGIDLGRPTANQRVSGAIREVRVGQLDNNTTRIVIELAPGYTLDPKAVKFRGLSPREWTVQLPTPERIGPSPNQPRENTPPRNQSSQVPPLLGTPNRPISTSDAGKVATIESVELANNQTQLLIRADQPVRAISTWDAIAKAYRITIPSARLAQRVRGPQLDARSPLSRVLLRQQDARTVVLLVQPAGDAQIGELNQLNNELLALQIKPSQPETSPISSIPVPLPERNTPAPPPAINNPPVSSPRVPKGRVVVMVDPGHGGKDPGAIGIGGLREKDVILPIAQQVASLLEQQGIQAVMTRTSDYFVDLAPRVTMAERANADLFVSIHANAISLNRSDVSGLETYYYSSGQRLAQTIHNSILQSLDVKDRGVRRARFYVLRKSSMPSVLVEVGFVTGREDAAKLSNSAYRSQMAQAIARGILQYIQQNS; encoded by the coding sequence GTGAAATTTCGCTGGCTACTAGTACTTCCCAGCTTTTTAATAGTTTTTCTTCTTTCATCTGCCGCCCAAGCGCGTCAACTTCTACAGTGGCGTTTTGATAACAATCAGAACCGATTGGTGTTTATCACCGACAGTGGGGTTCAACCCAAAGCGTTACTGATGACCAATCCAACACGGGTAGTCATTGACTTGCCTGGGATTGATTTGGGACGCCCAACCGCAAATCAACGGGTGAGTGGGGCGATTCGAGAAGTTCGCGTGGGACAACTGGACAACAATACAACTCGGATCGTAATTGAATTAGCGCCCGGTTACACCTTAGATCCGAAGGCCGTGAAATTCCGAGGGCTTTCGCCACGAGAGTGGACGGTTCAATTACCGACACCTGAACGGATCGGGCCATCCCCTAATCAACCCCGCGAAAATACGCCTCCCAGGAATCAATCCTCCCAGGTGCCACCCTTGCTGGGAACACCCAATCGACCGATTTCTACCTCTGATGCGGGTAAAGTCGCGACAATTGAGTCCGTTGAACTGGCTAACAACCAGACTCAACTTTTAATTCGGGCTGACCAACCGGTGAGGGCGATTAGTACTTGGGATGCGATCGCCAAAGCTTATCGTATTACAATTCCCTCGGCTCGATTGGCTCAACGAGTCAGGGGGCCACAACTTGATGCCAGGAGTCCTCTGTCGCGGGTACTACTCAGGCAGCAAGATGCCCGCACGGTTGTGCTTTTGGTGCAACCGGCTGGGGATGCCCAGATTGGGGAACTCAATCAACTCAATAACGAGCTTTTGGCGCTGCAAATCAAGCCCTCCCAACCCGAAACGTCGCCCATCAGCAGTATTCCTGTGCCACTGCCGGAGAGGAATACGCCAGCGCCACCCCCTGCCATCAATAATCCACCGGTGTCATCTCCCCGCGTACCCAAGGGGCGCGTTGTGGTCATGGTCGATCCGGGACACGGCGGCAAAGACCCAGGTGCGATCGGCATTGGTGGATTGCGAGAAAAAGATGTTATCCTGCCGATCGCCCAACAAGTGGCCTCGCTTTTGGAGCAACAAGGTATCCAAGCCGTGATGACGCGAACGTCGGATTACTTTGTGGATCTGGCACCACGAGTCACCATGGCTGAACGAGCAAATGCCGACTTATTTGTCAGTATCCATGCTAATGCCATCAGTCTGAACCGCTCCGATGTGAGTGGCTTAGAGACGTATTATTACTCAAGCGGTCAGCGTCTAGCTCAGACCATCCACAACAGCATTTTGCAGAGTCTTGATGTTAAAGACCGAGGTGTCCGGCGGGCGAGATTTTACGTACTCAGAAAGAGTTCTATGCCCTCGGTTTTAGTAGAAGTGGGTTTTGTCACGGGAAGAGAAGATGCTGCCAAACTGTCTAACTCAGCTTACCGCAGCCAGATGGCACAAGCGATCGCTCGTGGTATTCTCCAGTACATTCAGCAAAATAGTTAA
- the murI gene encoding glutamate racemase, whose product MGVFDSGVGGLTVLRELYRQLPNESILYFADTARLPYGTRSRHEIVQFGFEILSWMVQQDVKMVVLACNTSDALALETLRREFNLPILGLILPGARAAVQQGRRIGVIATPATASSNAYRRAISEIEATAQVWQVGCPEFVPLVEQNRLHDPYTAEVARQYLDPLLQQRIDTLIYGCTHYPLLAPVLRTILPPTVQLIDPAVHVVAAAAQELDILGLRNNRAPLPTSFCVSGCPQQFAKLSVQWLGCTPVAEKVSLPTVSPPVAPLESVE is encoded by the coding sequence ATCGGTGTTTTCGACAGCGGGGTCGGTGGTCTCACCGTTTTGAGAGAACTCTACCGACAACTCCCAAACGAATCGATCCTGTACTTTGCTGACACAGCGCGACTACCCTATGGCACAAGGTCGCGCCATGAAATTGTTCAGTTCGGTTTTGAGATCTTGAGCTGGATGGTGCAACAGGACGTCAAAATGGTTGTCCTGGCCTGTAATACAAGTGATGCTCTAGCGTTGGAAACCTTACGACGCGAGTTTAATTTACCGATTTTGGGGTTAATTTTACCGGGTGCTCGTGCGGCGGTTCAACAAGGTCGGCGCATTGGGGTGATTGCCACCCCAGCAACGGCTTCTAGCAATGCTTATCGGCGTGCCATATCCGAGATTGAAGCGACAGCACAAGTCTGGCAAGTTGGGTGTCCGGAGTTTGTGCCGTTAGTCGAGCAAAACCGCCTCCACGACCCCTATACGGCTGAGGTGGCGCGGCAGTACCTAGACCCTTTACTACAGCAGCGAATCGATACCCTGATTTATGGCTGTACTCATTATCCGCTTCTGGCTCCCGTCTTACGGACAATCCTACCTCCCACCGTCCAACTCATTGACCCTGCTGTACACGTCGTGGCGGCAGCGGCACAAGAACTGGACATCCTGGGACTGAGGAATAATCGAGCACCACTGCCGACTAGCTTTTGTGTGAGTGGCTGTCCTCAACAGTTCGCCAAACTCTCCGTACAATGGCTAGGCTGCACTCCAGTGGCTGAAAAAGTATCTTTGCCAACCGTATCTCCCCCGGTGGCTCCGCTAGAATCAGTCGAGTGA